The window ttgacctctgctagctcattagctgccattctgtatggCCTCTTGTAGATCGGAGCAGTTCCGGGTGCCAAATCAATCCAGAACTCGATTtctctcttcggtggcattgtaGTGAGGTCTTCAGGAAATACCTCAGGATATTCTTGTACTATTGGTATATCCTCCAACTTCATGGGACATTTTTCCTCTATTTCTGTCTGATCCTCAATAGCAGCCTAATTCAGACTCGCTACGGACTTCTGCGACACTGGAGAACGGAATGTGATCTTCTCCCCTTTATCGTTGGTTAGGGTGATAGTGCGACTTGCACAGTTGATCACTCCCTTGTGTctggtcaaccaatccattccgagaatgacatctaggtctttggattcgagaaggatgaggttggatagaaatggtgatcttttgATCTCTATAGTCACTGAGGGGCAGTAGTGTGCGGTGTTCAGGTCATTTCCAGGGATATGAACCCGCATCGGTATTTTAAGTTCCACTACTGATAATCCATGTGTCCCAGCAAATCTCTTGGAAATGAAAGAATGTGaggcaccagaatcaaaaagaaCAGTGGCTGGATATGAGTTCACTGGAAACGTGCCCagcacgacctctggtgctgcctgTGCCTCTTCTGCAGACGCATGATTAACGCGGGCCTGGACGAACCTAGGTCCAGCGCGCTTCAGCTTCGGACATTTGCCAGCAAAGTGGCCGTgcttgccacagttgaagcagggtcCTGGCTTTCCTCTGGACTCCTTCTTGAGCTGTTCTGACTGAGCCGGCATAGCTGGTAGATCTGACTGAGCTGGTTCCATTAATGGGGGTGGAGTTGAGTTGTGGTGGTGCTGCTCACTACTGTTGTGACTGCCACCGTTGTAGTCGTTGTTGAAGTTACTCGGGTGATAAGGACGGTGCTGATGGACGATCAGGGTGGAAGGCTCACCTAGCTGTCCCGTCATGAAGCGAGGCTTCTGATTGTTCCCCTGAGGAAAGCTGATCTGAGCTGCCTTTCCTTTTCGATCCATTTTGTTGCGTTGTTCTtcctgacggatagccttgtccacaagcttctcaaaatCCTCATAGACTCCTGAGATCAGCTgttggtcaattcatcatcaagaccaaacaaaaacttctcttgcttctcagCATCGGTGCGCACGTCCTCAGGAGCGTAGCACGcaaggcggttgaactcatgcaggtATTCTgtaactgttctggttccttgaTGCAGTGCGCGgaactctcttttcttttgtgcCATAATCCCCTCAGGAatctgtgccttcctgaagctttgACAAAACTCTGCCCAAGTAACCTCCGTTGCATCCAGACGGGTCACCACGTAGTTATCCCACCAGGCAGAAGCGAGACCTTGCAACTGATGTGTAGCAAAAACAACCTTCTCTTGGTCGTTGCATTGCAGaaggttcagcttcttctcaatagcacggagccagtcattggcctccattgggttgctggtgcttgagaaagtgggtggcTAGATACGAAGAAAGTCTAACAGCTTGGACAGGTGTGATGGTGGAGGACCAGACTACTGGTTCTGCTGCGCCTGCTGCAACATCTGATGgtaatgttgctgcatctgttgcatcatcattgtcatcatctgagtgaCCGTTGGGTTCTCGGGCAGTGGAGGTGGACTACTGCTAGATGCACCACTGGTTTGAGCTACATCGatctgctcttcgctgccactggtgTCGCTGGAGTCACGGGGatcattccttgtcttcaccatctggacgaggataggtagaaataagagaaaggaagaaaacagatgGCTCAGAAACTAATACTTCTTATagatttaagtgcaattatctgacttgaattaaaacactaaaaaGGGGCAAGCAACTCCTAATTAAGGCAgccataccactgacacatgatatcgaccgccgactaacccacaagcaacaaacctaaacacagaaactagcaagcaaacaggctaagaagacgataaagctaagggcggcgaggcggcgactctgaagctcggagcAACGCTTGCAATCGGAGAACAGGTCTGACATCTAaggtagacaagggataggaatcaacgcatgctcaaatccaaatttaaacaaaacaacaaatcactcaaataaataaccgagcatggtgatttttatgcatagatcatttttcatgaacccagACAAAGATACTAATGCAACTGACTAAACGATAAATTAATGCACAAAATAGATGCATAGCTATAATGATACGCATAAAATGTCCCCATCGTACCTAGACACGAATTAGAGCATATCACCCAACAAATTCCCGACTGACtgccaaataaattccaaataaagttttgctaaaaccctagactgccTCTAGCTGAGAAATCCGATTAAATAGCGAtcaagatttttcccacaaatcAAAAGAGCAAACCCCaaaattttcccgaaacaaatccaagtgcAAAAGGCATGTGTAGATGAAAAGGTTTTAGATGGCTCTTAgggtttccatttggcttgtccaatggtcaaggtcggctctgataccaacttgtcacgcccagaaattcacggaccagaatttctaagccgaatgtgcattaaacccctgtctaggaccagccagggtacacaaacgataattgttgacatacagatccacgtcttacaaaaatgtaAAAGGTTACAAATGCAGCAGAAAAATATAAAAGCGAGCTAATCCTGAAGACTTGACTTCTGCAGTGGGGCGattccactccacaggcatccttgacggcagcgacgaaaccaaattcttcgagacatcttcaactgaaaagaacttcaactctggtgtgggggcacgactagcaaaactatgcacccacagcccaccatgtagtgtattttaattaaccaacaccattgcggtggcactaatctaaagctatgccaataatcaaaatctatgctttaatgtaattcccccattgtgtactagttgaactaagcatggctaagcatttccgaaaccaacatctagtcattttaatacccaagttatcaatggcataaggtaaacaatatatggctgagtagtaggacccatcccacatgatattgtaaaacaatgcaatatttaatagaaatacgagacatttgtaaattgggtacaatatgatcaatggtaatacatgacttgccttgctctcgcactgatgagaccacagcaacgtcttcaagAAAccacggatcgacgaaacggccaaaATCTACGCGAccaacaaagcacacaagcaaaacatgctataagtctactgaaacagtaaacaaaaccatttttaatggattctatgcattttatgaatttactgagacttgaatggacttaatcggagctcggatgaattatttattgagctctgaaaattccattaaaaatcctgttagcatattttgacatgtagaatccaagaaaaattccacatgccgattccgattattatttgcatttattaatttagggattcaactctaggttaaattaaacaatttcttcggacgatttattttacaaattttaaagcaaggaggggaacttcagggcgtgacagctGCCCTCTCCCACGCTTCtcccgcacgcgcgcgcaccCCGCACCGaccgggattcaaatttgaatcctctctctctccccctcaccaccttcccacgtcgccggccaaatcgggagGGTTCCCGGCCACGTTCTCCCCTCCCGTgccctataaatcgctccccgcgtccccctctctcgttttcgCTCTCGCCGCCCTCTCTTGCGCCTCCTACCCCCACCACGTCGCGCTCGCaaagctcctccgccgccgccgctctctggCCACGTGCCGCCGCTGCTACAACTGCTGCCACATCGCGTAACCGTCGtcgttagcttcgccgccgcgagagCTACATCGGCCACCGCTCGCTTGCCATGCGTCGCCGCCGtaccgctctccccacgccacacccgagctccgctgtcgccgcccatctccggccgtgcgccgccgccgctagagtcgTCGTCGCGCCACGcaatcgccgccgtcgcgctcaccgagcccgcccGCACCTCGACCGCCGTTTGGTTGCCGCCGATTGACTCCGGAGCTCCGTTCCCCACGTTTGCCGGTGAGCTCGCCATTGTTTCTATTTTCGGCTGACGTTTAAAGTCGCCGTGGTCAGCGTTTCCTCTCCTAACCCCCTCTCCGCCCTCTCCTAGGTGTCGCTGCCAGCCGTCCGCGCCTCCgctcgccggtcgtcgccgccgccttctttcttcgcgccggccgccgtgctcgccggtgaggaatcccctctcctccttcctttcctctctcccatgagcgccgcctccctccgcacgtgcgccgtcgtcttcaTGCCGGCCTCCGccgtctcccgcgccgccgccgcaccatggccggccggccgactTGAGCCGTGCCGAGCCGCCAGCCTCCCTCTCCTTTCCCTTTTGAGCCGTTgccggtggggcccgcatgcCCGAGcccccatctccctccccttgtgctgctgacatgcggggcccgcttgccggcgcccccCCCTTCGCTAACGTCAGTCCTAGGattatattgcgcaataaattgaataaggatttttctttattagtaaaaacacagtttatcttctaaaattcataactaattcatccgagctccgtttaagtccattcaagtctcagtaaattcataaaaatacaaagaatccattaaaaatggttttgtttcctgtttcagtagtcttatagcatgttttgcctGTGTGCTATGTTTGTCgtgtagatttcggccgtttcgtcgatccgcggtttctcgaagacgttgctgaggtcttatcagtgcgagagcaaggcaagtcatgcattacgtttgatcatattgtacccaatttacaaatatcccgcatttctattaaatgttgcattcttttacaatgtcatgtgggatgggtcctattatgcagccatatattgtttaccttatgccattgataacttagGTATCAAAATGGCTAAATGTTGGTTTagaaaatgcttagccatgcttagctcaactagtacacaaatggggatcacattattacatagactttgactattagcatagctttggattggtacCACCAAAAtagtgttagttaattaaaatacattgaatggtgggctatgggtgcatggttttgctggtcgcacccatggcagttaaggaccggttcacgggaaaccctgggagacttaccgtgcttaccacaagcgggagtgggtaactgcttgatctgaagtatagctcgaccctttcctaggcaccggtggcgagggtgggcgtgctggagttgggtcggtcggggtgtccggttgtccagctgccggattcaccgcggcgcaagaggggaccgcccactgcctttttaggggtgggggtgaaaccttagcatggtgtggatggttagggaagggttatgcggagggtcttgtcacgatttccccctttgcagtatcatggtgatacttcagggcatggcgacatgtgtggaatcgtgtcttgtgagTACAGTTGTatacctctggccagagtaaaactattcgaatagccgtgcccgcggttatgggcgatcaaccagattcatcgtgattagtctcacccctagtttagcttaatgaactggtgtagttcaggtggttgtttgggcctgttgcaacgtggtgtagcgttgaacagtgattggttaatattgattaattactacaactgttttactgctttcaacttttGCTTTTAAATgtctgctttatgcaaaagaacctttagcctcctttggatatatcctgcatcatacctcctcttccggtatgacttgctgagtacagtgggtagtactcaggcttgctctcttttcccccacaccagagctgaagatcttcatAGTTGGAGCCGTCTTGttgaggttggtttcgtcgctgccgtcaagggatgcctgtggagtggagtcgcctcGCTGCAGAATTCAAGCTTCCAAGTCTAGCTCGTTTTATCTTTTctgctgcatttgtaatcttttctatttttgtaagacgtggatctgtatgtcaacaattgtcgtttgtgtaccctggctggtcctggacagagaTTTAATGTACATTCAGCGTAGAAATTCtagttcgtgaatttctgggcgtgacagcggCTGAGGCGAAGCTCACTCGGGAggtcggtggcggaggcggggcTGGTGCCGCGTGCGGCAGATAGCTCACTCTCCCGTGGTGGCCCTCCGCGCCGCGCCCACCACCCACTCTCCTCCGCTGCTACCTTCTCCGTtcggaccaccgccgccgccttctccgcccgGACCACCGCTGCTGCTAACTTCTCCGCCTagaccatcgccgccgctgcactGCAAGACAGGGGAGGGAGGTGTGCTGAGAGACGGTGGCGGGCTCGTCGCCGCCTTCATGAGAGCTATGGCTTCGCCACCGAGGGATCCCGACCGGCGGCGCCACAACGGAAGGTCCAGGCCTAGACTTGCGCCGTTGCCTGCCCTTCTCGCTCGTCGGGATTGATGGGCGAGACACGACCGAGGGTGAGGATGTGGCGGGGACGCTGCCTTCCGCCGAGGATGTTGCTACCGCCGTTGCCGCCTAACGCACGCCGTCTTCCTTCGCTATCTCATGGTGGCCGTCACCGCCTTCCTCTACCTCTTCACTGCTACAGTGTGGTTGGGGGGGGGGACAGAGATACATTGACAGAGAGAGTGCGATGGAAAGAAGAAGAGGTGGAAGAAGATGCTGACATATGGAGCCCactgattattattattattatttactaTATTGCCACGTAGGATTAAAACTGCTTCGGGTTGATTcggggaggggggaggtgaTTCATCCAGTTTGTAAAGTTCGGAGGTGTAAAATGTATGGTTTTGTAGTTAAGGGGGTAGATCAAACGACCATAAttgttagggggtaattcgtactttttctatACTTTTATAGCCTGACTGTAGAAAGGCTGTAAAAATAAGACCTTGATGTCTATAAAACTATTTTGGTAGTAGTGATCTCTTCTTCGATATTCAAGTATTCGACGAAATTAATAACTACCGGAGAGGAAATAAATACATCCATACATAAACACGACACATCGAGATCTTCTGGAAGAAACTAAAATTACAAAGCATCCGCGCATGCGGCTGGTCGGTCGATCGGACAGACAGGAAGGAAGGCAGGCCGGCCGCGAGGATCGTACATCGTCAGTGCGCTCGGGATTGCTAGTACAGCGCGTGCGCTGGGATATAGGAGCACGATATATCCGTGGCCGGACGTGTGTCTCTCCTTGCTTTGGCGGCTCCacgcgtcgcccgcgccggcctgcAGCCTGCAGGTGGTGGTGCCGTCCCGTCCCACATCATATCAACCGATCGAGAGTCCGaacgccgatcgatcgatcgcaccTAACGTACGTACGTGACGTTTTTTGCTGCCATGGCTCGCCCGACATCGAGACATGCGTATGGCGACCATGTGTGCGAACTGCGTACTATACGTTGCGCTCTCGTGCACCGTGTTCGCAACTTCTTTTCCTCCGTCGTGACGTCCACCATGCATGATAATATGATATCACGCGAGAATGCTCGTGGGACAATCAACAGTAAGGAGGATGTTTGGAACCCACTCACAGTTTGATTTACTGTtactctctctctgtgtgttacatattacatattaCAAGTCgttcgttttgactttttcttagtTAATTTTATCAAATTTAATTTAGTTTATGGGAAAATTTAATAACATCTACAACATGAATTTAATTTCATTCAAACTAACATTTGATATATCTTGATAATATGTATATTTGTTgtgaaaatattgctaatctttttataaatttaatcaaacttataGAAAGtttgaatagaaaaaaaaagttaaaatgatttataatatgaaacggatgaaataTAATTGTGGCTCATCACATTTTTTTCATTAATATGTCCCGCATATTATTTAGACTCAACTTTCTTGGTGACTTTATGCCTAACTATTTATtcactacttcctccatttcataatataaggtacAACTACTTTTTAGAgttgttccataatataaggcatacatgcatgcatgtcattaACTAACACATCTTCTCcactaaaatattattatttaaattctccaccatcaagatctctaattttattgggtGCATGTATTGCATTTATTAGATTAATCCAAACTatgagatgataataattattttttaatctttgAGCTAAGGGTGGTTgtaccttatattttagaatggagggagtatcttttatAACTGTCACAATTTGTGTATTCTTAATTGTGATAAAGCATGGCTAGCAATCAAACACCTCTAAGTGACACGACCGACCAACCTAAATAAACATACTTGTTAACTACTTGCACGTGTGTTGTCCTCCAAAATTAGGCCACgcacctagctagctactccctccatcccataatgtgagattttaagtttttttttattatttgaccactcattttattaaaaaaatttgtgcaaatataaaaaacgaaaagttgtgcttaaagtactttagataataaagtaagtaaaaataatgataatttcaaaattttttaaataaaacaagtggtcaaacagtacaagctaaacacaaaatcccttatattatagtaCGGAGGGATTACGATTTAATTTTAGATAAAGAGGCACCTAGCTAATACGAATGCATGCATATCCGTGTGTGCATATATAGATGATCTCTTGAGCATATGTTTCGCGTGCAACTTACGCCCCTACTAGCTTTAGCTGCGGTCAATCGAGCGAGTTCATTCGATCGATCTGCATGCGTGCGACGAGgaataattaaattaaacttGTCTATGTGTACATTGGGAGAAATTACTTCCAAACGATCGACCTATAGGGGAATTCTTTTTAAGTGATGCAAGATATTATTTAATACCTGCATCTAAAAGATACAATCTATAGGTTATAGATGTCCAGTTGGTAGCATAGTGAGGATATGGGGATATGAATTCAACACTGAACatggaccaaaaaaaaaaaagaattcaacACTGAAGTCCGTGTTTGCCTCCTAGGCACGCTGACAACCTTCTTTACATTCAAAGAAATTAATTGATATGATGTGGCAAATTGTGAAAACTAATTATATACAATATTACTCCTACAATGTTTCAAGCCTATATTTTAAAACCACATTCCTTGAAGAATAACCTGAAAAACTAGACATTAAGCTATGGCGATCCACAAGTACTAAATATTTAAACAAATAATATTAACTCTGTACTTATCAATTGAGGATTTATAATTATTGAATCATAAAAATGTTGTAGTTGACAACTTggtattttgaattttgaaattaCTAAATcctaaagaaaaactaattttgATACTCAAACAAAAGTACAGCTCAATATTAAACCATTAATTATTAAATTTGATTTTATGGCTTattaaatttagaaaaatattataattaaaGCTTGAAACAAGTAAAACATGaaatttattaattattaattttataatTACAAAATCATATGAAACTATAAGAATTTACTCAAACTATAATTAAGATTTCGGACCGCATACAACTACGCAGTCCAttaaattataatataattgaGACTTCAGGCCAAGCACAACTCAATACTACtccagtactccctccgtttttaat of the Oryza sativa Japonica Group chromosome 2, ASM3414082v1 genome contains:
- the LOC136355216 gene encoding uncharacterized protein, producing the protein MVKTRNDPRDSSDTSGSEEQIDVAQTSGASSSSPPPLPENPTVTQMMTMMMQQMQQHYHQMLQQAQQNHNPMEANDWLRAIEKKLNLLQCNDQEKVVFATHQLQGLASAWWDNYVVTRLDATEVTWAEFCQSFRKAQIPEGIMAQKKREFRALHQGTRTVTEYLHEFNRLACYAPEDLISGVYEDFEKLVDKAIRQEEQRNKMDRKGKAAQISFPQGNNQKPRFMTGQLGEPSTLIVHQHRPYHPSNFNNDYNGGSHNSSEQHHHNSTPPPLMEPAQSDLPAMPAQSEQLKKESRGKPGPCFNCGKHGHFAGKCPKLKRAGPRFVQARVNHASAEEAQAAPEVVLGTFPVNSYPATVLFDSGASHSFISKRFAGTHGLSVVELKIPMRVHIPGNDLNTAHYCPSVTIEIKRSPFLSNLILLESKDLDVILGMDWLTRHKGVINCAAIEDQTEIEEKCPMKLEDIPIVQEYPEVFPEDLTTMPPKREIEFWIDLAPGTAPIYKRPYRMAANELAEVKKQVDEQLQK